A region of Polynucleobacter sp. JS-Mosq-20-D10 DNA encodes the following proteins:
- a CDS encoding thiol:disulfide interchange protein DsbA/DsbL, whose translation MITLSKSKRAFLSATILGLAFSFSGLATAQSPKIEEGFDYRILPTPQPVEAKGKVEVIEFFWYGCPHCYDFEPELNAWLKRQAKDVTFRKVPVAFRDDFMPHSQLFYALESMGKGEAMNDKVMYAMHKENKRLMTENEIADWVASQGIDRNTFLATYRSFAVVSKARAARQMADAYRIDGVPTIVMQGRYVTSPSIAGTKAKAIAVMDHLEQKIRKDKYK comes from the coding sequence ATGATTACATTATCTAAATCTAAAAGAGCCTTTTTATCTGCCACTATTCTTGGCTTAGCATTTTCTTTTTCAGGCCTTGCTACTGCGCAAAGCCCTAAGATTGAGGAGGGGTTTGATTATCGTATTCTGCCTACCCCTCAGCCAGTTGAGGCCAAAGGCAAGGTCGAGGTTATCGAGTTCTTTTGGTATGGTTGCCCGCATTGTTATGACTTTGAGCCAGAACTCAATGCATGGCTTAAGCGCCAAGCAAAGGATGTGACATTCCGTAAAGTACCCGTTGCTTTCCGAGATGATTTCATGCCGCATAGCCAGCTGTTCTATGCCTTAGAGTCCATGGGTAAGGGCGAGGCGATGAATGACAAAGTCATGTATGCCATGCACAAAGAAAACAAGCGCCTCATGACAGAAAATGAGATCGCCGATTGGGTAGCCTCACAAGGTATCGATCGCAATACTTTCTTAGCTACCTATCGCTCATTTGCTGTTGTATCAAAAGCTCGTGCTGCAAGACAGATGGCTGATGCTTATCGCATTGATGGTGTGCCAACGATTGTGATGCAGGGTCGCTACGTCACATCTCCATCCATTGCTGGAACCAAGGCAAAAGCAATTGCTGTAATGGATCACTTAGAGCAAAAAATCCGCAAGGATAAGTACAAGTAA
- a CDS encoding SPOR domain-containing protein: MKKNNQQTSFTPRTQSSSSEYGGTILGFILGLGVGLGVAFVIAFYLSKNTPQERPGVRAPNLPLTIMPGAAPAEGEVTAPAEALDLNKPLQGKSAAPAASTPDLIADVANGKKPVELAPTPTAKSDAIYFLQVGAFNKRADADAQKASLAIQGIQSQLSEINSEGNTLWRVRVGPYNSVEESNPVRDKLNGMGIKPSVIKSSKS; this comes from the coding sequence ATGAAAAAAAATAATCAACAGACCAGCTTTACGCCAAGGACCCAGTCTTCGAGCTCGGAGTATGGCGGTACTATTCTTGGCTTCATCTTAGGACTTGGTGTTGGCCTCGGTGTTGCTTTTGTGATTGCCTTTTACCTTTCTAAAAACACACCACAGGAGCGCCCTGGAGTCAGGGCTCCCAATCTTCCTTTAACAATTATGCCGGGAGCAGCGCCGGCGGAGGGCGAAGTGACTGCCCCAGCAGAGGCTCTAGATTTGAATAAGCCACTCCAAGGCAAGTCAGCCGCACCCGCAGCGAGTACGCCAGATCTAATTGCTGATGTAGCTAATGGTAAAAAGCCGGTAGAGCTAGCCCCAACACCTACAGCAAAATCGGATGCAATTTATTTCTTACAAGTAGGTGCCTTTAATAAGCGTGCTGATGCAGATGCTCAAAAAGCAAGTTTAGCGATTCAAGGTATTCAATCTCAATTAAGTGAGATTAATAGTGAGGGCAATACGCTTTGGCGTGTGCGTGTTGGCCCATACAACAGTGTTGAAGAAAGCAATCCCGTGCGTGATAAGCTTAATGGCATGGGTATTAAACCGAGTGTCATTAAATCTAGCAAATCATGA
- the argS gene encoding arginine--tRNA ligase produces MLLTNKNRLIEMLSAALQGLAQERGLGDAPAPRLERPKAVDHGDVACNIALQLSKAWKLNPRELAQALVERLEQQSGYSDLIASCEIAGPGFINFRLSNLAKTAVVQEVLTAGSQFGQLAPEASPVASAMIEFVSANPTGPLHVGHGRQAALGDALANLLATQGIKVHREFYYNDAGVQIANLALSVQARLNGLKPGDAAWPESAYNGEYIAEIATAFKDSSEYKDDLEAIRQFAVAYLRNEQDIDLKTFGVKFDCYYLESSLYTDGSVAKIVEELQSIGKTYESEGALWLKTTDDGDDKDRVMRKSDGSFTYFVPDVAYHTSKWNRGFEKVINVQGSDHHGTIARVRSGLQGVAQKRGWDIPKTYPDYVLHKMVTVMRHGEEVKISKRAGSYVTVRDLVEWSGGVTPEMAADERELALQRGRDAVRFFLISRKADTEFVFDIDLALQQNDENPVFYVQYAHARICSILTQWGGKVSELKGADLSLLQSKASDHLLRRLAEYPEMLTDAAADLAPHALAFYLRDLAGDFHAFYNADRVLVDDPALKLARLALLLATRQVLENGLKVLGVSAPAKM; encoded by the coding sequence ATGTTGTTAACTAATAAAAATCGTTTAATTGAAATGCTGAGCGCAGCTCTTCAGGGTCTTGCCCAGGAGCGTGGTTTGGGTGATGCCCCTGCTCCGCGCCTAGAGCGCCCTAAGGCGGTAGATCATGGGGATGTCGCTTGTAATATTGCGCTTCAGCTTTCTAAGGCTTGGAAACTGAACCCTCGAGAATTAGCGCAAGCGCTGGTTGAGCGCTTAGAGCAGCAGTCTGGCTATAGCGACCTCATTGCCTCCTGCGAAATTGCAGGGCCTGGCTTTATTAATTTTCGTCTTAGCAATCTAGCTAAAACTGCTGTGGTGCAAGAAGTCCTCACGGCAGGATCTCAGTTTGGTCAGCTAGCGCCAGAGGCATCCCCAGTTGCTAGTGCCATGATTGAGTTTGTATCCGCCAATCCTACTGGCCCGCTGCACGTAGGTCATGGTCGACAAGCTGCACTAGGCGACGCCTTAGCAAACTTATTAGCAACGCAGGGCATCAAGGTACATCGTGAGTTTTACTATAACGATGCTGGAGTCCAGATCGCGAACTTGGCGCTCTCGGTGCAAGCTCGATTGAATGGACTTAAACCGGGTGATGCTGCTTGGCCAGAGAGCGCCTATAACGGTGAATACATTGCGGAGATTGCGACTGCTTTTAAGGATTCATCTGAATATAAAGATGATCTGGAAGCGATTCGTCAATTTGCCGTCGCGTATTTACGCAATGAACAAGATATTGACTTAAAAACATTTGGCGTGAAGTTTGATTGCTATTACTTAGAGTCTTCCTTGTATACCGATGGCAGTGTTGCAAAAATTGTTGAGGAGCTGCAAAGTATTGGTAAGACCTATGAGTCTGAGGGCGCACTTTGGCTCAAGACAACAGATGATGGCGATGATAAAGATCGCGTCATGCGTAAGTCTGATGGTAGCTTTACCTACTTTGTGCCTGATGTCGCCTATCACACCAGCAAATGGAATCGTGGCTTTGAAAAAGTAATTAACGTCCAAGGGAGCGATCACCACGGTACCATCGCCCGTGTTCGCTCGGGCTTGCAGGGTGTGGCACAGAAGCGTGGTTGGGATATTCCGAAAACCTACCCTGACTATGTATTGCACAAGATGGTGACGGTGATGCGCCATGGTGAAGAAGTCAAAATTTCTAAACGCGCTGGCTCCTATGTGACTGTGCGCGACTTAGTTGAGTGGTCCGGCGGTGTTACACCAGAGATGGCTGCTGATGAGCGTGAGCTGGCACTACAGCGTGGAAGAGATGCTGTGCGTTTCTTCCTTATCTCTCGTAAGGCTGATACTGAATTTGTGTTTGATATTGATTTGGCATTACAGCAGAATGATGAGAATCCCGTGTTTTATGTGCAATATGCCCATGCACGTATTTGTTCAATTCTGACCCAATGGGGTGGAAAAGTATCCGAACTAAAAGGTGCTGACCTCTCCTTACTACAAAGCAAAGCTTCGGATCATTTATTGCGTCGCTTGGCTGAATATCCAGAAATGCTTACTGATGCGGCTGCAGACTTGGCGCCACATGCCTTAGCTTTTTATTTACGTGATTTAGCGGGAGACTTCCATGCCTTCTATAATGCGGATCGCGTTTTAGTGGATGATCCCGCATTGAAATTGGCACGACTTGCATTACTCCTAGCGACGCGCCAAGTGCTTGAAAATGGATTAAAAGTATTAGGTGTATCAGCACCAGCTAAGATGTAA
- a CDS encoding DUF1840 domain-containing protein — translation MIYQFRSKAGPDVIMLADLSQRIFEILGRPLEPRGILTVEQLPSLIIDLETAILKDLEERAKSNVADQENTEKRKLTDRLGQRAYPFLELMKQAKAKDEPVMWGV, via the coding sequence ATGATCTATCAATTTCGCTCCAAAGCGGGTCCTGACGTCATCATGCTGGCTGACCTCTCCCAGAGAATCTTTGAAATTTTGGGCCGTCCATTAGAGCCTAGAGGAATTTTGACGGTGGAGCAACTACCAAGCCTCATCATCGACCTAGAGACTGCCATTCTGAAAGATTTGGAAGAGCGGGCTAAAAGTAATGTAGCGGATCAAGAAAATACTGAAAAACGGAAACTTACCGATAGGCTAGGGCAGCGTGCCTACCCTTTCCTAGAGCTGATGAAACAAGCTAAAGCCAAAGATGAACCGGTGATGTGGGGCGTTTAA